GTTCcatcttctcaaatgtgaatatttgctagTTTCATGGTCTTCAATGATAATCAACcaaatattttgcatttcagagtGTTGGTTGGACAATACAAGCACATTGACAACTTGGACTTTAGGAAAATGTGATGGGCATTTCTTTTACCACTGTCTGCCATTTTATGGATCAAATGATTGAtgaacaaaaaaagtatttgtattttgttagaTTACAACCCTGGTTATGTTATCTGGGACGGACACCGTTGGCCTCTTACCATTCCTGTGCGTCTTCATGTGGCCCTTGAGGCTACTCTTCTGATTGAAGCACCTCCCGCAGATATGGCAACCGTACGGCTTCTCCCCGGTATGAATTCGTAAGTGTCTTTCGAGGTGGCCGACACGCTCAAAGACCTTGCTGCAGTACTGGCAGACAAAGCTTTTCTTTGGTTTGATCATCTGAATCGACCTGGTTCCTCTCGGTCTGTGGTGACTCAGCGCGGCTGCCGCCATTCCGTGCAAGCCCGCCTCGCTTGATAGAAGCGTGTCTGGGGATCCGTACGGCGTTTGGGAGACCATGCTGTTTTTGAGCTCCCTGTACGGTTTCCCTGGAAAGGAGAACGTGCTACAAGAAGCTTCGACTGGCGGCGGCAGTAACTGAGCTTTCCCCGGGAAAGCCGAGCTGCCCAGATACACTTCGCCGCTGATCTCCGCGTGGTTTTGCCCGTGTAATCTGGTCAtccactgctggctgtctctctCAAATGTTGGGAAGTTCTCACTGAGGCTGTCCCCCGTCTCCTCGGTTCCTCCGTGAAACGCTGGTTGTAATAGGTTCTCCTCTGCCGGCTCAGATTTGACGTGTACGGGTGTTGCGAGAATATCCTCGTTCTTAGGTAGGCCGTCCTCAGCTTCCCCCTGGCTCTCTTTTTCGGTGCGAGGAGTATCGGCACATGGATTCCCCTCGGGAGTCTGTTTCTCTTTGCCCACTTTGATCTCAAGTGGACGGGGCTCAATACCTGTTTAAGTAGAAAGAAGTCAATGAAGAAAATGCAATTAACATGTGGCCATATATAGTATGTAAGTCATGCAAAGGTTGCTTTTCAAATTAATTTAATCGCAATTCTGTGATAATCAATAGATTGCTAGCCAATCCTATAATTACACATTATGATATGGGAACACAAAATGCCTGCGAGAAGGTTAAGTGcaggtttttttctctttattcactgcaagtccaaactgttagaaaacagCACAATTCTGCAGCACAAGTTTTCACTCTGTAAatttaaaatgacaattatAGAGCAACTCTGAGTCCAGACTTTGGACTTAAACGTGGCTGGGGGGCATCGgttattttcctcaaactgcTTTCTGCCATCCCGTTGAAAACCTCTTCCTCTTAGGCTAGTTAACATATGTTATATGGTTTCCCCTCGTTCATGTGTTGAGCGCCACCTCGAAGAGCCATGAAGTAACCACGCTGGGAGCAGGGAAATGTATTTAGAGCGCcctattttattcattaaaatatCCATATTTGACGCCAGCGTATCGATACTTTTATCGCACGAAAAAGGACATGCACAATACTGACATATACAATACTGATATATTGCAGTATTGATATTTTGTTCCACCCCTATTCCTCATATCCTTTTAGTTTATACCAGTTTAATGCATTTATCCCCAAACCAGTCTGTCCCCGTGTTTACGTCCCGGTCTCCCCATGACCTTTCCCGATAAtctgtacagtatattcagATACAGATGCACTAGAACGCAAAAACATCCAATTTGTGTTAATCTGTCAAGAATCATTGTCTGTAAGAACCAGGTTTGTAAAAATTTACACCCCAATCTATTGTACGCGCTACAGCCCTCAGCAAATTAGGCAATGAAGTTCTCCGTTAACGCAAATCAGGGAAAATTGCCGAGCCGTGCTGAACGAAACGTCCCGACACCAATCCGTCTGAAGAGGAAATGTGTGGAAGCATTATTGATTCGACAGCACAGATGGAAAAATCATGGATAAAAAGGGAAAGCTGCTTGCTGCCACTTAAAAACAGCCTTACAGTAATTTGGGCAAGAACATGAAGTGAGATGTGACCCCCAGTAATAAATATCCAATAAGTCTCGCCCTGGGGAAGCAGAGAGGATATTAAAAGGCTGGCCTTCTTATGAACCAGCCAGGCAAACACAGCTGTCAGCGGGGCACTTTTAAAGTcaccatccccccccccccttttcctcCCGTCTGGCCTAAACCATAGAGTTTTTCTCTGCTTGCTGTGACGCCGAGGAATGTCACAGCCAGAGACTTCCAACTGTGAACTGAACCAAGACTCCGAGACGGAGGACAAAAATAACAGAGATACTAGCTACCAACGTGTCAGGGCGATATAGACGAGCTTCCAATTCAGAGAAACGTTTGCGGAGAGTCACACCCATTTTAAACATTATTCAAGATCCAAGGGAAGTCTTTATGCTATGAACTTtaagtagggctgtgcaattaatgcTCAGGGTGCCTTCTCCCAACTCCGTCCCATCTGGAGATCAAAACAATAcagccttaaaggtgcactatgcgttCCTGCATGACGTTACTTCTGTTGAGgttccaagtaaattcaaaacaaaacagagcaagctcgcccctcccccgatgtttccgtaactgtcatgactaactgactaactgtaactaacccccaccccctcccccaaccatcttgtcagtgattggctggaacgtgtttgttgtattttggtgcctatcctgtgcctctagtctttgtttgacgtttacgaccccctgtgttgtctcccgagaccgggctttttcacagtgtattcagggagcaggcagctagcggctcaaggagagatgcctacgatttaagacaaaaatgaaattgtgctgaaaccatgcaggaacgcatagtgcacctttaaaacgAAGATGCTCCTATATAACTGCAATGTAAAGTCTGTTCTGCTGTACGGTTCAGAGAGCTGGCGAGTTGTCAAAACAGACATGAGGAGAATGGAACTTTCCATAACGGATGCCTCCGACGAATATGCCAGATCTTTTGGCCTAATAAGATCTCCAACAATGTACTGCACAAGAAAACGGGAAGCCGGAGAATCACCAAGGAGATTACGCACAGACGCCTGAGATGGCTAGGACACGTGTTGAGGACATGTGTTGAGGATAGAGCAAAAGTCGCCTTAAGATGGACACCACCTGGCAAAATAAAACCTGGGAGGCCCAAAACCACCTGGCGCAGAACTGTGACACaagagctggaacagatgaacctGTCATGGGGAGAGGTCCAACATGCTGCCAGGGACCAAATGCAATAGAGAGTGCTCATTGAAGCCTTATGTCCCatagaggatgaagaggagtaagtaagtaagtaacgtGTTTCCAAGTCATTGAGTAATagtcgtgatttcaatattgaccaaaataaatcgtgattaggattttttttccatgaTCAAGCAGCCCTAACTTTAAGAGAATCATTTATGCAATCATCCAGTTAAATATGAATACTGtatgcaggcagagagacagggatCACaggctagggctgcacaattattggcaattttatcaaaattgCAAttgaactagtgcaatatccaaatcgcaggaggggggggggggtgcaatatttgttcaaggcaaaatatgtgtcaaactgttctgaatgaagtattgtggtgctgcagagacatcccggcctacaaatcctatcctatggacaaaagaaaaaaaatcttgtttggtacagatcctcgcataaatcacactataaatcatttaatttttaaatattgcagaaaatgagaataatgatacaaaaatgatcattccctccaatatcatgaatcatatcgcaagATCAGTCAAAATAGTCACAATCTGATATTTTCCTCAAGTCGTGCAGCCCTATCACAGGCATCTAGGTTTGATCCCTCGCGGCCCTGTGAGCCTCACTAATCCTGCCCCTGCTGAAGGgaccttgggcaagacactcaCTCCCCACCAGCCCCACAGCCAAACCTCCTGACCCTCCCGGAGCAGCAAGACAGACGGAAAGaatttcttcattttcaaacatttcTCAAGACAATATTGCCTAAGTGACTCTTTTGGGGCGACACCCTGCTTTGCATTTTAGATCTAATCGAACTGACGCTTGAAAAAgtctttccctctttccttGTAATGAGCTTCAGGCGACAAActgctttttttaaagagatGGATATTTTTTaatcacctaaatattttctgtttatacgatACCGCTGATGGCGACtccatcatatccgtttccagcaaaacagagtgaaagcagaaaatacagaaaatccaCATTAtgtctttacaaatgaaataaatgtcagactgactgacttgtgatgtgcattcttcttagaaaacaattagtgtttagaaatgtctcatgatatattttctctagaagtgtattattcaacattttgtttttgttaaaggaaaagaaaagaaaattcttctagaatcgcaataaatgaaaatctcaatacaaatcgaatcacCACCCATgttatcgtgaaagaatcgaatcgggacaaaagcacatCGTCCCGGCGCTGCTACTTACATCTTTTGTGTATCTTCATGTGCTCCTTTAGGCTGCATTTCTGATTGAAGCGTCTCCCGCATATCTCGCAGCGGTAAGGTTTTTCGCCAGTGTGTATCCTTTTATGCCTCTCCAGGTGCCCGGCTCGCTCAAAACATTTACCGCAGTATGGACAGATGAAGCCTTTCTTAAACATTAACCTCTTCACCGTCCTCCTCCGCGCGATGTTGTACGAGTTACGGTACGGACTGTAACCCAGCAGCCCGCGGCCGAAGGCGCTCTGCTGACACCCAGAGGAGCTGCTGCAGGGCGCGGCCAGTCCCGTGTCCAGAGAAGATTCAGGGAGACACGACACGGGGTTCTGTCCTAGGTTTAAATAGTCAGAGTTGTTGCGTCCTGCCGGAGTTTGCGTTGTCAGCCTCCACTGCGCGCTGTCCCTGTCATACGAGCCCAGTTCTTCTTCTCTGGCCTCTTCACTTCCTTCCTCCACAGGTTCACATTTCACCTGCACCTCAGGTATGGACAGGCTGTTTGGGTCCTTATCAGCGGGCCCATGCTCAAGCAA
This is a stretch of genomic DNA from Sander vitreus isolate 19-12246 chromosome 12, sanVit1, whole genome shotgun sequence. It encodes these proteins:
- the LOC144526566 gene encoding uncharacterized protein LOC144526566, with the translated sequence MLSSVALRAQIASIIDALSKAAVAEIAKVVEDGVVELRLEMCQRENDIKKLKGNIEVLHDELRSLQERVTLRPDSHGRDDSQNDVGDERSLLEHGPADKDPNSLSIPEVQVKCEPVEEGSEEAREEELGSYDRDSAQWRLTTQTPAGRNNSDYLNLGQNPVSCLPESSLDTGLAAPCSSSSGCQQSAFGRGLLGYSPYRNSYNIARRRTVKRLMFKKGFICPYCGKCFERAGHLERHKRIHTGEKPYRCEICGRRFNQKCSLKEHMKIHKRCIEPRPLEIKVGKEKQTPEGNPCADTPRTEKESQGEAEDGLPKNEDILATPVHVKSEPAEENLLQPAFHGGTEETGDSLSENFPTFERDSQQWMTRLHGQNHAEISGEVYLGSSAFPGKAQLLPPPVEASCSTFSFPGKPYRELKNSMVSQTPYGSPDTLLSSEAGLHGMAAAALSHHRPRGTRSIQMIKPKKSFVCQYCSKVFERVGHLERHLRIHTGEKPYGCHICGRCFNQKSSLKGHMKTHRNGENADVLEAHHLMFTMPDSQPLKNLAEAKTGLSALEEQFLGTAYGEAAGEQTVTVKLEPNGEDFQTLLTDNGTGAPDHRQLWTSGIEKSSDPDQTVCVLLHDAKYHLNPAAGAANGQQGFTSPIRDLPFLDDKEKEETMHNNQYSMMGMQSRSSDMTLAPELQDQHIASEAAVNEYTALSDRTREGGVFEFNMSASGNQADNCDGDAARQNGFICSSCGQSFDSFNLFQRHQCKNITEQSFSCEICGKIFNQMSILKLHLKLHA